The following proteins are co-located in the Deltaproteobacteria bacterium genome:
- a CDS encoding 3-hydroxyacyl-CoA dehydrogenase, giving the protein MEIKGSVAIITGGASGLGAATAKALVSQGGRVVLVDMVEETGKKTAAELGGAAIYCKTDVTSEADGQNAIAQAQKAFGGLNILVNCAGIGVPGKIVGKDGPMPLSQFAKVVEVNLIGSFNMARLAAAVMVNNTPNAGGERGVIIHTSSIAAWEGQIGQVAYAASKGGVVGMTLPMARDLAKNGVRVVTIAPGIMQTPMLAGLPEKVQESLGAQVPFPSRLGQPTEYADVAMTIIRNAYLNGSVIRVDGALRMSPK; this is encoded by the coding sequence ATGGAGATTAAAGGTAGTGTAGCTATTATTACGGGTGGAGCGTCCGGACTCGGAGCAGCCACAGCCAAGGCTCTGGTGTCTCAGGGGGGCCGCGTGGTGCTCGTGGACATGGTGGAAGAAACCGGCAAAAAGACGGCTGCTGAATTGGGTGGTGCCGCCATTTACTGTAAGACGGACGTAACCAGTGAAGCCGATGGACAAAATGCGATCGCCCAAGCCCAAAAGGCGTTTGGGGGACTGAACATCCTGGTGAATTGCGCCGGCATCGGTGTACCCGGAAAGATCGTGGGGAAAGACGGTCCCATGCCTTTGAGCCAGTTCGCCAAGGTGGTTGAGGTAAATCTCATCGGCTCTTTCAACATGGCTCGTCTTGCGGCAGCCGTGATGGTCAACAATACGCCCAACGCCGGGGGCGAAAGAGGAGTGATTATTCATACCTCTTCCATCGCCGCGTGGGAAGGTCAAATCGGTCAGGTGGCTTATGCGGCCTCCAAAGGCGGGGTGGTCGGCATGACCCTTCCCATGGCCCGCGACCTGGCCAAGAACGGCGTTCGAGTGGTCACCATCGCGCCGGGTATCATGCAGACACCGATGCTGGCCGGCCTGCCGGAAAAGGTGCAGGAATCTCTCGGCGCCCAGGTGCCGTTTCCTTCACGTCTCGGACAACCGACTGAATACGCCGACGTAGCGATGACGATCATCCGGAACGCGTATCTGAATGGTTCCGTAATCCGAGTGGATGGAGCGCTGCGAATGTCCCCCAAGTGA
- a CDS encoding acyl-CoA thioesterase produces the protein MVDQPDHGDDSTSEGRTVQHSEVVMSKVFAPEHAGPGGIYAHGGEIIKLMDTAAGVAAVRHSHSPVATLRVEAINFFNPIRVGNYVTARARLTYTSQSSMEVQVKVSTEDLINEKSWEACTAYFIIVALNKTGKPKMVPSLLISSEEERKRFEAGKERHDTCRLDERFRALCGID, from the coding sequence ATGGTCGATCAGCCTGATCACGGCGACGATTCGACGTCGGAAGGAAGAACGGTTCAACATTCCGAAGTCGTCATGTCAAAAGTCTTCGCGCCCGAGCATGCGGGTCCGGGTGGGATCTATGCTCACGGCGGGGAAATCATAAAACTGATGGACACGGCCGCGGGAGTCGCCGCGGTCCGGCATTCCCACTCCCCGGTGGCCACGTTGCGGGTGGAGGCGATCAATTTCTTCAATCCTATCCGAGTGGGCAATTATGTGACCGCTCGCGCCAGATTGACGTATACCAGTCAGTCTTCCATGGAAGTCCAGGTGAAGGTCTCGACCGAGGATCTGATCAATGAAAAATCCTGGGAGGCCTGCACCGCTTATTTTATTATTGTGGCCCTCAACAAGACGGGAAAACCCAAGATGGTCCCTTCCCTCTTGATTTCGTCCGAAGAAGAACGGAAGAGATTCGAAGCAGGCAAAGAACGGCACGATACCTGTCGACTGGACGAACGCTTCCGAGCGTTATGCGGAATCGACTGA
- a CDS encoding MBL fold metallo-hydrolase: MRILKPGMIDDRVLFLGNRHVCMYLVMGEQFALLGGGVAWEVQRLESQFQEYQVDVNRIRYLVISHAHHDHCGAVPYLLRKYPHIQPVSSEYCAYLLNKDQPVELITKVNKTTINALKRSHTFEGISLDFFPIPVAVKVGDGDQLDLGGGLSLRFLLTPGHSRCSMSVYVPELQALFPADSIPAPETGKRELTVTANHDYDAYLQSLEKLEKLPIRLVCYEHGGVLTGEDAAEIIPRGLEATRLQRARIQKRFEELQDFDLLVEEISDKFHQLELFRLVPPDLMRAITERMVKSALGLV, translated from the coding sequence ATGAGAATTCTGAAACCCGGCATGATTGACGATCGAGTTCTATTTCTGGGAAACCGGCACGTTTGTATGTACCTGGTGATGGGGGAGCAGTTCGCGCTGCTTGGAGGAGGAGTTGCCTGGGAGGTCCAGCGTTTGGAGTCCCAATTTCAGGAATACCAAGTTGACGTGAACCGCATCCGCTATCTGGTGATCTCACATGCCCACCACGATCACTGTGGCGCGGTCCCCTACCTGCTGCGCAAATACCCGCACATTCAGCCGGTGTCTTCAGAGTACTGCGCGTATCTTCTGAATAAGGACCAGCCGGTGGAACTCATCACCAAGGTAAACAAGACTACCATAAACGCCCTCAAGCGATCGCACACTTTTGAAGGCATTTCTCTTGACTTCTTTCCCATCCCCGTTGCCGTCAAGGTGGGAGACGGGGATCAACTGGATCTGGGAGGGGGACTATCGCTTCGATTTCTTTTGACCCCGGGCCATTCCAGATGCTCCATGTCCGTCTATGTTCCCGAGCTGCAAGCCTTGTTTCCAGCGGATTCGATACCTGCGCCGGAAACGGGAAAACGAGAACTCACGGTAACGGCAAACCACGACTACGACGCGTACCTGCAAAGTCTGGAAAAGCTGGAAAAGCTCCCCATCCGTCTGGTTTGTTATGAGCATGGCGGGGTCCTGACGGGCGAGGACGCGGCGGAGATCATACCCAGGGGCCTGGAAGCCACACGATTGCAACGGGCTCGTATTCAGAAGCGATTCGAGGAGTTACAGGATTTCGACCTGCTTGTGGAGGAGATATCGGATAAATTCCATCAGTTGGAGCTGTTCCGTCTGGTGCCTCCGGACCTTATGCGGGCCATAACGGAGCGCATGGTCAAAAGCGCTTTAGGCTTGGTGTAG